CACGTCAACCGCGATCAGCTCGGGCACGCTGTAGGGGTGCAGCTCCGCCGCCCGCGCGAACAGCCGCTCGAGCAGCTCGCGCCGCGTCTTCATCACCACCAGGTGCTCGGCGTCGGCGCGCACCTCGCCCTCCCAGCGGTACACCGAGGTCACGCCGGGCACCAGGTTGGCGCACGCGATCAGCCGCTCCTCCACCAGGGCGCGCGCGATGCGCTCCCCGGTCTCGCCGTCGGGGGCCGTCATCAGCA
This sequence is a window from Longimicrobium sp.. Protein-coding genes within it:
- the cutA gene encoding divalent-cation tolerance protein CutA encodes the protein MDGGGAPLSVVLMTAPDGETGERIARALVEERLIACANLVPGVTSVYRWEGEVRADAEHLVVMKTRRELLERLFARAAELHPYSVPELIAVDVQAGSRVYCRWVCGETVGADDGGGVPQADPSV